Proteins encoded within one genomic window of Rhizobium favelukesii:
- a CDS encoding AbrB/MazE/SpoVT family DNA-binding domain-containing protein produces the protein MLSAVKKFGNSAGVIIPKPLLSELGAQAGDDVDLRVENGRIVIERVARPMRKGWAADAQRLAAERDDGLVWPEFGNDEDETIAW, from the coding sequence ATGTTGAGCGCAGTCAAGAAGTTCGGCAATTCTGCCGGCGTGATAATTCCCAAGCCTTTGCTTTCCGAGCTAGGCGCGCAAGCCGGCGACGATGTCGATCTGCGCGTCGAAAACGGCAGGATCGTGATCGAGCGCGTGGCACGACCTATGCGGAAAGGCTGGGCCGCGGACGCGCAGCGTCTTGCTGCTGAGCGCGACGATGGTCTGGTCTGGCCCGAGTTCGGCAATGACGAGGACGAGACGATCGCATGGTAA
- a CDS encoding DUF1778 domain-containing protein codes for MLAFKDITLDIDEPSNARMNFRTKPRIKDAIHRAAALSGMDDSAFTINAAYKSAIETIAAHEATGLNAVDHTAFFKALDNPPAPTNSLKDAFRRHRETVVSK; via the coding sequence ATGCTTGCTTTCAAAGACATCACTCTCGATATCGATGAGCCGAGCAACGCGCGGATGAATTTCCGTACGAAGCCTCGTATCAAGGATGCCATTCACCGGGCGGCTGCGCTTTCTGGCATGGACGATTCCGCCTTTACGATCAATGCAGCCTACAAGTCTGCAATCGAAACAATCGCGGCCCACGAAGCGACCGGTCTTAATGCTGTTGATCACACGGCATTTTTCAAGGCTCTCGACAATCCGCCTGCGCCGACGAACAGCCTGAAGGACGCTTTCAGGCGTCATCGCGAGACTGTCGTTTCCAAGTAA
- a CDS encoding amino acid ABC transporter ATP-binding protein — protein MNEISTIEPLVKARNVHKSFADLEVLRGIDLDVAPGEVVVVLGPSGSGKSTFLRCINHLESINQGSIEVDGEQIGYRLHKDRLLQLSNQAIALQRRKIGMVFQQFNLYPHMTALQNIIEAPVGVHGESRKAATENALRLLERVGLSIKADNYPRQLSGGQQQRVAIARALAIKPKLMLFDEPTSALDPELVGEVLATMRDLANQGLTMIVVTHEIGFAREAADRVVFMDGGKVVEQGKPEDVIGNPQHPRTRSFLSRYI, from the coding sequence ATGAACGAGATCTCCACCATCGAGCCTCTCGTCAAGGCACGCAATGTCCATAAGTCCTTCGCAGACCTGGAAGTGCTGAGGGGCATCGATCTCGACGTCGCGCCTGGTGAGGTCGTCGTCGTCCTTGGACCCTCCGGCTCCGGCAAGTCGACGTTCCTGCGCTGTATCAACCACCTCGAATCCATCAACCAGGGTTCGATCGAAGTGGATGGCGAGCAGATCGGCTACCGCCTGCACAAGGACCGGCTGCTGCAGCTGTCGAACCAAGCGATCGCCCTGCAGCGCCGCAAGATCGGCATGGTCTTTCAGCAGTTCAACCTCTACCCGCATATGACAGCGCTGCAGAACATCATCGAGGCGCCGGTCGGTGTCCATGGCGAAAGCCGCAAGGCGGCGACCGAAAATGCGCTGAGGCTTTTGGAACGGGTTGGCCTTTCGATCAAGGCCGACAACTACCCGCGCCAGCTTTCCGGCGGCCAGCAACAGCGCGTGGCGATTGCCCGCGCGCTGGCCATCAAGCCGAAGCTGATGCTCTTCGACGAGCCGACCTCGGCACTCGACCCCGAGCTGGTCGGCGAGGTACTCGCCACCATGCGGGATCTTGCAAATCAGGGTTTGACGATGATCGTCGTCACCCACGAGATCGGATTTGCTCGGGAAGCGGCCGACCGCGTCGTCTTCATGGATGGCGGCAAGGTCGTGGAACAGGGCAAGCCGGAGGACGTAATCGGCAACCCGCAGCACCCTCGCACCAGAAGCTTCCTGTCGCGCTACATCTAG
- a CDS encoding GNAT family N-acetyltransferase, with translation MAEDVKPKLLIEPLDPSKHDRAAFSCGVRQVDNFIKKTANKLTKADNLRVWVLTAEDEKSIIGFYAINAHSINYDELPEKFARNRPEHGAIPAAYISMIGHDERFRGGGYGGILLADCLQRIARIAEQIGTAVGVLDVPDCGDPGKTQQRKELYIGYGFQPFPSMPMRMFLPIATIKDLVG, from the coding sequence ATGGCAGAAGACGTAAAGCCAAAACTCCTCATCGAGCCGCTCGATCCTTCCAAACACGATCGGGCGGCTTTTTCGTGTGGCGTTAGACAAGTCGATAACTTTATCAAGAAGACGGCCAACAAGCTCACGAAGGCAGATAATCTTCGTGTTTGGGTGCTGACGGCGGAGGACGAGAAGTCGATCATCGGCTTCTACGCGATCAACGCTCATTCGATCAATTACGACGAACTACCGGAAAAATTCGCCCGCAATCGTCCGGAGCACGGCGCGATCCCTGCCGCGTACATCTCCATGATCGGTCACGACGAGCGATTTAGAGGCGGTGGATACGGCGGCATTCTTCTTGCCGATTGCCTCCAACGGATAGCCCGGATTGCGGAGCAGATCGGCACGGCCGTCGGCGTCCTGGATGTACCCGATTGCGGAGACCCCGGAAAAACGCAGCAGCGCAAGGAGCTCTACATCGGATACGGGTTTCAGCCCTTTCCCTCTATGCCGATGCGAATGTTCCTGCCTATTGCAACGATCAAGGATCTCGTCGGTTGA
- a CDS encoding amino acid ABC transporter permease, translated as MSTQTQILASPSGDVRSRDVAHAHKPFPKGRVAAWVITLAIAAYWAFSVAHNENFGWPVVAQYFFDPTVISGLYVSLGLTVVAMIIGIALGLVLAIARMSSDRLASSLASLFIWFFRGTPLLVQLIFWYNLSTLFPTLSVGIPFGPTFMSWDTNSVISPMTAAIAGLALNESAYMAEIIRGGLLSVDKGQFETAEAFGMTRIRALRRIIIPQAMRSIVPPTGNQLISMIKATSLVSVIAMADLLYSVQSIYNRTFEIVPMLLVAVLWYLLITSVLNVGQAYIERYYSRGDRRTGAAKAAKEAAVMAQATEAGA; from the coding sequence ATGAGCACACAAACGCAAATACTCGCATCGCCCTCCGGCGATGTGAGAAGCCGGGACGTGGCCCACGCCCACAAGCCCTTCCCCAAGGGTCGCGTCGCGGCTTGGGTCATCACGCTCGCGATCGCCGCCTACTGGGCCTTTTCGGTCGCGCATAACGAGAATTTCGGCTGGCCGGTCGTCGCTCAATATTTCTTCGACCCGACCGTCATCAGCGGCCTTTATGTCTCGCTCGGCCTGACGGTCGTCGCGATGATCATCGGCATCGCGCTCGGCCTCGTGCTGGCCATCGCGAGAATGTCTAGCGATCGGCTGGCGAGTTCGCTCGCCTCGCTGTTCATCTGGTTCTTCCGCGGAACGCCGCTCTTGGTGCAGCTGATCTTTTGGTACAATCTTTCCACTCTGTTTCCGACGCTGTCGGTCGGCATTCCCTTCGGCCCAACCTTCATGAGTTGGGATACAAACTCTGTGATCAGCCCGATGACGGCCGCGATCGCCGGTCTTGCGCTCAATGAGTCCGCCTACATGGCGGAAATCATCCGCGGTGGCCTGCTTTCGGTGGACAAGGGCCAGTTCGAGACGGCGGAGGCCTTCGGCATGACGCGCATCCGCGCGCTTCGCCGCATCATCATTCCGCAGGCCATGCGCTCGATCGTTCCGCCGACCGGGAACCAGCTGATCAGCATGATCAAGGCGACCTCGCTTGTCAGCGTCATCGCCATGGCCGATCTGCTCTATTCGGTTCAGTCGATCTACAACCGCACCTTCGAGATCGTGCCGATGCTGCTCGTCGCGGTCCTCTGGTACCTGCTCATCACGTCGGTCCTGAACGTCGGCCAGGCCTATATCGAGCGCTACTACAGCCGCGGCGATCGCCGCACGGGCGCCGCCAAGGCTGCAAAGGAAGCGGCTGTCATGGCACAGGCAACGGAGGCAGGCGCATGA
- a CDS encoding cold-shock protein, which produces MTTGTVKWFNSTKGFGFIQPDNGGADAFVHISAVERAGMREIVEGQKIGYDLERDMKSGKMSACNLQSA; this is translated from the coding sequence ATGACCACTGGCACAGTAAAATGGTTCAATTCCACCAAAGGCTTCGGCTTTATCCAGCCTGATAACGGCGGCGCAGACGCTTTCGTGCATATCTCGGCTGTCGAACGCGCTGGTATGCGCGAAATCGTCGAAGGCCAGAAGATCGGCTACGACCTTGAGCGCGACATGAAGTCGGGCAAAATGTCGGCCTGCAATCTGCAGTCCGCTTAA
- a CDS encoding DUF6481 family protein, which produces MKNARNNQLSDRRAASADAKTSLLNAYRAAKTGAEPARMARQAERTAIVSAREERRVERERLKHGERVRVETQAAEQRAAAEAEALAETEAREGAEKARIARVIEDEAARKAERDRRYANRKARQA; this is translated from the coding sequence TTGAAGAACGCTAGAAACAATCAGCTCTCTGACCGACGAGCCGCATCCGCAGACGCCAAGACTTCTCTGCTCAACGCCTACCGTGCAGCAAAAACCGGGGCGGAACCTGCTAGAATGGCAAGGCAGGCAGAACGCACGGCTATTGTCTCGGCTCGCGAGGAACGACGCGTTGAACGCGAGCGCCTGAAGCACGGGGAGCGCGTGCGCGTTGAGACCCAGGCGGCAGAGCAGCGAGCAGCCGCGGAGGCCGAAGCGCTGGCCGAAACTGAAGCCCGCGAGGGCGCCGAAAAGGCCCGTATAGCGCGCGTGATCGAAGATGAGGCGGCGCGAAAGGCCGAGCGCGACCGGCGCTACGCCAACCGCAAGGCGCGACAAGCTTAG
- a CDS encoding ribbon-helix-helix domain-containing protein, translating to MAMMNASLPDPMKEWVEAQAMTGLYSNAGDYVRDLIGSDQARSDKIPAMQRFDDDGLKSGAGGRSTDEPFAAAVARAET from the coding sequence ATGGCTATGATGAACGCATCTTTACCGGACCCAATGAAAGAGTGGGTCGAGGCGCAAGCGATGACCGGGCTATATTCCAATGCTGGTGACTATGTGCGCGACCTGATTGGGAGCGACCAAGCGCGCAGTGATAAGATTCCCGCCATGCAACGTTTCGACGATGACGGTCTCAAAAGTGGTGCTGGCGGCCGGTCGACGGACGAACCCTTTGCCGCGGCAGTCGCGCGCGCGGAAACGTAG
- a CDS encoding nitrate ABC transporter substrate-binding protein, translated as MPLSLRLALRDWDYMTPLVLGDVSSPKLDIKVDRVGTLLTHLGKSEDYDVAEMSFSRYTQLRIDGDVSIVGIPNFIMRGFRHRCIITRKDGPITELGQLAGKRIGVTGWRDSGNTWTRAALRREGVGVEDAMWYAGRLTEAHPIVDRLDGFGRPGRIEAAPGERPMVDLLKEGSLDAIFTPFMPDGYFGGGLPFRQVISDFRGAERRYFDDVGYVPGMHLIGIKAGIVAQNPWVIEELSKLIDESQRLWLSKRRKYADTSPFMMDELLKSAAELPVGWEASGFAVNRKMIADFANELHVQGILPQLITPEDLFSFDVDGSRIG; from the coding sequence ATGCCCCTTAGTCTCCGACTTGCCCTCCGCGACTGGGATTACATGACGCCCCTGGTTCTCGGCGATGTCTCCTCTCCCAAGCTTGACATCAAGGTCGACCGGGTCGGCACATTGCTCACGCATCTCGGCAAGAGCGAAGACTACGATGTCGCCGAAATGTCCTTCAGCCGCTATACGCAGCTGCGCATTGACGGCGACGTGAGCATCGTCGGCATTCCGAACTTCATCATGCGCGGCTTCCGTCACCGCTGCATCATTACCCGCAAGGACGGCCCCATCACCGAACTCGGCCAGCTGGCCGGAAAGCGCATCGGCGTGACCGGATGGCGCGACTCCGGAAATACCTGGACCAGAGCGGCTCTGCGTCGCGAGGGCGTCGGCGTCGAGGATGCCATGTGGTATGCAGGCCGCCTGACAGAAGCGCATCCAATCGTCGATCGCCTCGACGGCTTCGGCCGGCCCGGCCGTATCGAAGCGGCTCCTGGCGAGCGTCCCATGGTCGATCTGCTCAAGGAAGGCTCCCTCGATGCGATCTTCACCCCTTTCATGCCAGACGGCTACTTCGGTGGAGGACTGCCGTTCCGGCAAGTCATTTCCGATTTCAGAGGCGCCGAACGTCGATATTTCGATGATGTGGGCTATGTTCCCGGCATGCATCTGATCGGCATCAAAGCGGGCATCGTCGCGCAGAACCCGTGGGTGATCGAGGAACTCAGCAAGCTGATCGATGAATCGCAGCGCCTATGGCTGAGCAAACGCCGCAAATATGCGGACACCTCGCCCTTCATGATGGACGAGCTGTTGAAGTCGGCGGCCGAGCTTCCAGTCGGCTGGGAGGCCAGCGGCTTTGCGGTCAATCGCAAGATGATCGCTGACTTCGCCAACGAGCTTCACGTCCAGGGCATCCTGCCGCAGCTGATCACCCCGGAAGACCTCTTCTCCTTCGATGTGGACGGTAGCCGCATCGGGTGA
- the rsgA gene encoding ribosome small subunit-dependent GTPase A encodes MATLPDADQDLTSSPLFSPLELLGWSEFFADQVQPGEADLIPRRVASVHRARIEAIDVTGPVGLELPANPNTADFAVGDWVLADPLTDMLMSRLDRKSVFQRRTEGGRGQQLVAANVDTLLIVTSCNADFNLARLERYLIMANQAGSNPVIVLTKADTAEDAGLFQGQAEALQRDLPVIALNGRSADAVSLLRPWCGIGQTVALVGSSGVGKSTLVNTMTGPESDTKQKTGTIRQYDAQGRHTTTARSLHAISGGGWVIDTPGIRTLYVSDVVDGIDTLFAEIIELAPLCRFRDCTHAHEPGCAVQAAVASGALVADRVERWRNLLAENRDRTPVVSGPRGNKIVRKKKY; translated from the coding sequence ATGGCAACCTTACCGGATGCGGATCAAGATTTGACCAGCTCCCCCCTTTTTTCACCGCTGGAACTGCTTGGGTGGTCTGAATTCTTCGCGGACCAGGTCCAACCCGGCGAAGCGGACCTGATCCCCAGACGCGTCGCTTCAGTTCACCGGGCACGCATCGAGGCGATCGATGTTACCGGGCCGGTCGGACTGGAACTTCCAGCCAATCCCAATACTGCTGACTTCGCGGTGGGCGACTGGGTTCTTGCGGATCCGCTGACCGACATGCTTATGAGCCGTCTCGACCGAAAAAGCGTCTTTCAACGACGCACGGAAGGGGGGCGTGGCCAGCAACTTGTTGCCGCCAACGTCGACACCCTGTTGATCGTGACCTCGTGCAACGCCGATTTTAATCTTGCTCGGCTGGAACGTTACCTGATCATGGCCAACCAGGCCGGAAGCAATCCCGTAATTGTGCTGACGAAGGCTGACACCGCCGAAGATGCTGGCCTGTTCCAGGGGCAAGCTGAGGCTTTGCAACGGGACCTGCCTGTCATTGCCTTGAATGGGCGTTCCGCGGACGCCGTGTCCCTGTTGAGGCCCTGGTGCGGCATCGGCCAGACGGTTGCGCTGGTGGGATCCTCCGGTGTCGGAAAATCGACGCTTGTGAACACAATGACCGGGCCTGAATCTGACACAAAGCAAAAAACAGGCACCATCCGCCAATACGACGCGCAAGGCCGACACACAACCACGGCGCGATCGCTGCATGCAATTTCAGGCGGCGGCTGGGTCATCGATACACCGGGAATAAGAACGCTTTACGTGAGTGATGTTGTCGACGGCATAGACACCCTCTTTGCTGAAATAATCGAACTGGCGCCGCTATGCCGCTTTCGCGATTGCACCCACGCCCATGAACCGGGCTGCGCCGTCCAGGCAGCTGTCGCAAGCGGTGCCCTGGTTGCCGATCGCGTGGAACGCTGGCGGAACCTGCTCGCAGAAAACCGCGACCGAACACCGGTCGTGAGTGGACCACGTGGCAACAAGATCGTTCGCAAGAAGAAATATTGA
- a CDS encoding PLP-dependent aminotransferase family protein, giving the protein MSDTVDAAWFAQTLTDRTIRGIAIETSALIRAGALPVGTKLPPIRDLAFALGISPATISEAWSELRRQKIITGRGRNGTWVSGDRFVAKPERLGSSGRYGADVLDLTSAVPDVRLLPKLAEAMAYGASAENLNSYERSRILPELEEAVRKTWPYEPEAYLATNGGYNAVYTLIQALVMPGASVAIEDPTAMRLLDILEDRGVRIIPVQCDREGPLPSSLEAAMKLRPVAFIFQPRLHSVTGQSLSSERLQRLGDILEGTDTLIVEDDGIADISTAPRHSLGGRFADRTIHILSYSKTHGPDLRLAVMSSSRAIVEQIQSYRSFSAGWTSRILQAATAWLLRDPATQTSLQRSRDIYFQRRADLVDALVERGIEAQHGSGLCAWVPVASEPFGMVTLAARGIAVHPGAKFSILPSAHLRVATAMLSDRVNDVAESIALAAKPG; this is encoded by the coding sequence ATGAGCGATACTGTTGATGCGGCTTGGTTTGCTCAAACATTGACCGATCGGACAATTCGAGGAATTGCGATTGAAACCAGTGCCTTAATCCGGGCCGGGGCACTTCCCGTCGGAACGAAGCTGCCGCCGATCCGCGATCTCGCCTTTGCGCTGGGGATCAGTCCGGCGACGATCTCCGAGGCCTGGAGCGAGCTAAGACGTCAGAAAATCATTACCGGCAGGGGACGGAATGGCACTTGGGTGAGCGGCGACCGTTTCGTGGCGAAGCCTGAACGGCTCGGCAGTTCCGGCCGTTATGGAGCCGATGTCCTCGACCTCACATCGGCAGTGCCGGATGTTCGGCTTTTGCCGAAACTTGCGGAAGCCATGGCCTATGGAGCCTCAGCGGAAAATCTCAACAGCTACGAGCGAAGCCGCATACTTCCGGAACTCGAAGAGGCTGTCCGAAAGACGTGGCCATACGAGCCTGAGGCATACCTGGCGACGAACGGGGGGTATAACGCGGTCTACACACTCATCCAGGCGCTCGTCATGCCCGGTGCATCTGTTGCAATCGAAGATCCGACCGCCATGCGCCTTCTTGATATTCTGGAAGACCGCGGCGTGCGGATCATTCCGGTCCAGTGCGATCGGGAAGGACCGCTGCCTTCGTCGCTGGAAGCTGCAATGAAGCTGCGGCCTGTCGCCTTCATTTTTCAGCCGAGGCTTCACTCGGTGACCGGTCAGAGCCTCAGCAGCGAGCGGTTGCAACGTCTCGGAGACATTCTCGAGGGCACGGACACGTTGATCGTCGAGGATGACGGCATAGCCGATATTTCCACGGCTCCACGTCACTCGCTCGGCGGCCGGTTTGCCGACCGGACAATTCACATTCTCTCCTATTCAAAGACGCATGGTCCGGATCTCAGACTTGCCGTCATGTCGAGCTCGCGTGCGATCGTTGAACAGATCCAGTCTTACCGTAGCTTCAGCGCCGGCTGGACAAGCCGCATCCTTCAGGCGGCCACCGCGTGGCTTCTGCGGGATCCCGCGACGCAAACCTCGCTGCAACGCTCTCGCGACATCTACTTCCAGCGTCGGGCCGATCTGGTTGATGCCCTGGTAGAGCGTGGGATCGAAGCGCAGCACGGCAGCGGCCTGTGCGCCTGGGTCCCGGTCGCATCGGAACCTTTTGGGATGGTCACCCTGGCGGCGCGAGGCATTGCGGTTCATCCCGGCGCCAAATTTTCTATTCTTCCAAGCGCACATCTTCGCGTAGCGACGGCCATGTTGTCTGATCGGGTAAACGACGTGGCGGAATCGATCGCCCTGGCGGCCAAACCAGGTTAG